The Streptomyces sp. DG1A-41 genomic sequence AGGGGAAGTGCGGGTTCCGTGAGGGGTGAGGGCTGGAAGCGGCCTGGTAGGGCCCTGAACAAGGCCCGCGGAGGGAGGCGTGGATGAGCCTGGTGGAGTTGATCGCACAGGCCGACGAACGCGGGCTGGCCGCGAGCGGGCTGGCTTGTTTGGATCGGTGTGTGCCCCTCCTGGGCGGCGACGACGAGATCCTGCGGCCGCTGTGGGCGAGCCTCACCGACACCGCCCGTACCGGCGACTGGGGTGAAGGGCTGGAGCTGGCGCGCGGCAAGCTGGACGCCGCCGGCACCGGGGACGAGGCGGTCGTGCTCGCCCACCGGATGCTCGAGGCCGCTCCCGTCGAGCGGTCCCCCGCCGGGGTACGGGTGTGGGCCGACGCCTGCTCCGTCGCCTCCCTCCAGATCCACCGCCTCCTCGACACCGCCGAGGACGACGCCTCGTCGGTCTCCGTGCGCCGCGAAGGTCGTACGGAGGGCATGTCGCCGCTCGTCGCCGCGGAACTGCGCCGCCAGATCACCGTCCTGGAGGTCCTGGCCGGACACGGCCCGGCCGGGCTGCGGCGGGCGCTGGAGGTGTCGACCGAGGGGCGGCGGGTGCTGCGCGCGGTCGTCTCGCGCCGGAGTCGGCAGCAGGGCTGAGGACCGGACCGCTGGGCCTCCGACCGGCCTAAACCCCCTTTCCTGGAAGAGTCCTGTGACCGTCGTGGGGCCGACGTGGGGCGGTCCTGCGCCGGTTGCGGGCAGCCGCCGATTCCGTGTGACGAAACGCCACGCCGCAGCGCTTTCCGGGATGTGACGACTCAGCAGGAAACCAGGCCCTCGGCCGCGGCCAAGCCGCTGCGGTGGGCGGCGGACACCGTGGCGACCATGCGCGAGGGAGCACGGCTGCGCCTCGACTACTCGGCACAGAGTCTGTGGAGCATCGACCGGATGATCGAGGGGATACGGCGGGAAGGAGCGCCGTACGCCGCCGTGCAGGAGGTGCTGCGCGGGTTCGGGGCCTACGCCGGTGAGGTGATGGCGCGTCAGACCGGGGCCGAGTGGTGGGCGACGGGCGGCGACCACTGGATCCGCACCCCCGACGGACGCCTCTGGGACCCGATCGACGAGGCCCGCCGCTGTTACGCCGGGCACGGCTCGCTGCGGCTGCTGTGCCGGGACGCGACGACGGCCGCACCCCGGAACTAGCGTCAGCGCGCGAGCACCACCGTGGCGTCGCCCTCGGTTCCGGGAGCGGCCGGCTCCAGGGCTTTGGGCTTGGCGGTCGTCCCGGCGAGGGTACGGATCTCGGGCAGGTCGGCGTAGAGGTTCTGGCCGGGGCACTCGGTCGGATAGCCGTCGCGGTGGCCGGAGATGCGGTGCAGCGTGGCCTTCTGGCCCGCCTTGTACTTGCCGTTGTCGGCACCGGCGGTGAGCACCACCGTCCCGGTCGGGTCGATGCCGTACAGGCCGAGCTTCCAGGCCGCGACCTTGGCGACCGACTTGCGCACGGCGGTGTTCGCGGTCGTCTTGGTGTAGTCGCCGAGCACCGAGACGCTGCTGGTGCCGGTGTTGAAGCCGTAGGTGTGCGCGCCGAGGACGGGTCTGTCGATGCCGCCCGCACGGCCCTCGAAGACCGTGCCGCACTTGTCGACGAGGAAGTGGTAGCCGATGTCGTTCCAGCCGTTGCTCCGCACGTGGTAGAGGAACACGCCGCGCACGATCGACGCCGAGTCGGCGCAGGTGTAGTCGTTGGTGCCCGCCGTGTGGTGGACGAACATCGCCTGGGTGCCGGTGGTGTAGGTGGGCGGGTCCTTCACCAGGGACTCGTCGGCGCCCCAGGCGGAGCGTGAGGTGACGGCGGGACGTTCGGCGGCGGGCCCACCGGCGGCCGGGGCGGCGGCGTCCGGTTCGACGACCGTGGTGTGCACGGCGTCCGACCCGCCGTCCGGGTCGACCAGCTCGACGCGCAGCCCCTCGGGCAGCCGCGTGCCCGACACCCGCACCTGGATGCCGTCCGAGGGCCCGGTCCACAGCGGCTGGGTGCCGCCCCGGACTCCGGCGCGGTGGCGGTCGGGGCCGGTCTCGGGCGTCCGGACGTCGGTGTCGAGGGCGTGCCACGCGCTCCATTCGCCGCTCTCGCGGGAGCGGGTGCGTACCTGCGCGGTACCGTCCAGGGCCGCGGCCGGGTCGTCCCAGGTGACGCCGATCATGCTGAACGGCTCGGTGGTGCGCGGGGCGAGGGACCGCTCGTGCGGGTCACCGTCCGGCACCCGGACGGTGTGCACGCCGTCGGAGGAGGAGGTCCGGGCGGGCTGGGTGAGGCCGAGCGTGCCGGCGGCCAGGGCGGTGGCGACGGCGGTGTGCAGCAGGAGGCGTGTCATGCGCGGCTCGATTCCGGTCCTCTGGGGGGCGATGGGATGCGGTGATCGTCATCGTCATTCCCCCCTGTGGAGCTGTCCGTTCGGTCTGCCGGAGAAATCCGGCAAACGGCGGAGGAGCGGCGCAGGACCGGCAGGGGCCCCGTGCGGTGCACGGAGCCCCCGAGGTGTCACGGCGTCAGCGTCCGGCCGGGTTGGCGTCCGTCGGTGTGCCCAGCGTGGGCTTGCTGAAGACGACGGAGTCGGCGTAGCCGAGGCCGGTGCTGTTGCTCGGCGGTCCAGCAGGATGCCGTCGCCCCCGTCCTCGCCGTCGGCGCCGAACGTGAGGCCCGCCCGGCCGAAGCCGGACACTGGCCACATCGGCACCCGGCGTCACACGGTGCCACTCACCCAGCGCACACCTGCGACGGCCATACGTCGCCCGGTTGTGCAGATTCGCGTGCTCGCGCAGTACGGTTGCCGCGGTCCGTACCGCGCGGGGAGCCCCCGCGTGCTGTGACATTTCTCCGCAGCCCGGCGCTGATCAACGTGGAGGACGTGGCACGGACGCGTTCCCCGCGGTGCGGGCGCACCGGGCAGGGCATGCCGGGCATCCGGGATGTTCCGGCCGGAGCGGATCCGCCGCGAACCCGGTACGGACGAGGACGGTTTTTGGGCCAGCGAGGGGAACCCCGGCGCACGCAGGAGCGCGACGGGGAACTGGGCGCGGCCGTCGCGCGGGCCCAGAACGGTGACGAGGCGGCCTTCGCGGTCGCCTACCGGATCGTGCAGCCCGGACTGCTCGGCTACTTGCGCGGACTGGTCGGGGAGGACGCGGAGGACGTGGCCTCCGACGCCTGGCTGGAGATCGCCCGGGACCTGGGGCGGTTCAAGGGCGACGGGGCCGGGTTCCGCGGCTGGACGGCGACCATCGCCCGGCACCGGGCGCTGGACCACCTGCGCCGCCAGCGCGTACGGCCGAGGTCGTCCGCGCTGGAGCAGGACGTCCTGGACCTGCCCGGGCCGCACAGCACCCACGACCAGGCGCTGGAGGCCATGTCCACCGAGCAGGCCCTTCGGCTGGTCAGCGGCCTGCCGCAGGACCAGGCCGAGGCCGTGCTGCTCCGGGTCGTGGTGGGGCTGGACGGACCCGCCGCCGCCCGCGTCCTCGGCAAGCGGCCGGGGGCCGTGCGGACAGCCGCGTACCGGGGCCTGAAACGCCTCGCCACCCGGCTGGGCGCAGAAGGTGTGACGGATGAGGCTCCCCGGACGCTGGGGGAGTCGAAATGAGCGATGACGGCGGGCCGGGCGGAACGCCAGGGCCCGGTGGCCTGAACGGGGCGGACGAACGAGACGTATGGATCGGGCCCGGAACGCCGGGCCGCTGGGCCGGGTCGGCCGGGTCGTACGGACACGGCGGGCACCGCGGGACGTGTGGATCGAGCAGGGACGGAACAGAACATGGGTGAACATCAGAACGACGGCGGGTTCCCGGGCCGTCGGCGTGTGCACCCTGGGAGTTCCGCGTACGACCACCGGGCGACGTGGGACGCCGACGGCCGGCTGCCCGGCCACCGCGGGACGGCCGGCCTCGGCTCCCGTCCCCTCTTCGACGAGGCCGAGCTGGAGGCGCTGCTCGCGGCCGCCCTCATCCGGGACCGGATCGACGCCGAGGCCGAGCAGCGGGCCGTGGCCGCGTTCCTGGCCGCCCGGGACGCCGGAGCGCACCGGGCCCGCACCCGCCGCCGGGACGACTGGCGGCCCCGGGAGCGCCGGCATCCGGGGCGTTCGCTGAAGGCCACGCTCTCCGTGCTGCTCGCCAGTCTCACGCTGGGCGGTGTCGCGGTCGCGGCGATCGGCTCGGTGGGATCCACGGACGGCGCCGACGACCACGGCCGTCCGCCCGCCCCCACCCGCGCCCCCGGCGCCCCGGCGGGCGAGCCCACCGGCACCGCACCCGGTTCCCCGACCGGCTCCGCGTCCGCGCGCCCGGACCGCCCCGCCCCCGCCCAGGACACCGAAGCCCAGTGCCGCGCCTACGAGCAGGTCGACGGCCGGGGCAAGGCCATGGACGCGACGGCCTGGAAGCGCCTCGTCGAGGCCGCGGGCGGTGAGAGGAACGTCACGGCGTACTGCGCCAGGCAACTGGCCCGGTCCGAGGCGAAGCCCGGCAGCACCGCCAAGCCGGAGCAGAGCGCGAGCGCCCCCGGATCCGCCGGAGCCGACAACCGCTCGGGCAACGCGGACAACGGCGCCGGCAACGCGGACAACGGCGCCGGCAACGCGGACAACGGGCCGGGTGCCGCGCAGAGCGGCGGGGACGGTGCCGCCGACGGCGCCTCGTCCGGCGCCAAGGGCAAGCCCGCCCAGCCCGACGACCGCCGCCCGTAGCGGATTCGGCAACAGGAGCCGGAGCATCACGTAGCGCCGACGGCTTCAACTACGTCGCCTCGTCGGCACCTCGATCGGGCACGGTCGTCGTGGTCACTGTCGCCGCAGCGAAGCAGTGGACGCCGGTGATCGACCCGCCACCTTGGCCGTCGCCCCGACACTCGGCCCGGCCGCCGGGCTGCTCGTCGGCATGTACCCGGCTTGGAGAGCGTCCCGCATCCCGCCCGGCGAAGCGCTGCGCCGTTGACGCCGAGCGCGAAGGGGCGGTATGCGCCGGAGACGGCCGAGGCCGCCACCCCCCACAGGAGAGGCCCCGGCCGTCGCGCGGCACGGACCGCGCGGCGGCCCGTACTCCCTACAGCGTCCGGGGTGCGTTTTCTGTCACACCCCACCGTGTCACGGCTTAGTTGCATCCTGGGCGGACATGGACGGGGAGTGGTTTCAGGTCGTAACGTGCCTTTCGCGCCAACGCGGAGGCACCAAGACCACCGCAACCACCTGCGGTCCTGCTACCGCAACCATCAATTGAGGAACCACAACGGCGAGAACCCGGTCCGCGAAAAGCGGCACCGGTTTAGGCGCATAAGGGGTGCGGTGCTGGGGGACGACGCGGAGCTGACCGCCGCGGTGCGCGCGGCACAGGACGGAGACGAAAACGCGTTCCGGACTGTGTACCGGGCCGTGCACCCGCGGCTGCTCGGGTACGTACGGACGCTGGTCGGCGACCCCGAGGCCGAGGACGTGACGTCCGAGGCATGGTTGCAGATCGCCCGGGACCTGGAGCGGTTCACCGGCGACGCGGACCGCTTCCGCGGCTGGGCCGCACGGATCGCCCGCAACCGCGCGCTGGACCACATACGCATGCGCGGGCGCCGGCCCGCGATCGGCGGCGACGAGACGGAACTGACCGGCCGGGCCGCCGAGTCCGACACCGCCGACGAGGCCATCGAGGCACTCGCCACCGACGGTACGTTCTCCCTGATTTCCCGGTTGCCGCAGGACCAGGCCGAGGCGGTCGTGCTGCGGGTGGTGGTGGGGCTCGACGCGAAGACCGCCGCCGAGACCCTCGGCAAGCGCCCGGGCGCCGTCCGTACGGCGGCCCACCGGGGCCTGAAGCGGCTCGCCGAACTGCTCGGCGGCGATCCGGAGGCCGATCCGGAATCGGCCGGAGTGCTCGACGCCCTGCCGCCCCAGCGAGAACCGCGCGGCGGTGCCATGGCGTCCGCACGTGTGACGCACAGCGTCGCGCGGACGCAGAAGGATGTGTGATGGCCGACGAGCAGTACTGGTGGCTGGACCGCGAGACGGCGGAGCGTTTGCTGAGCGGAGAGCCACTCGAAGCTGTCGACGGCGCCGCCCGGGACGAGGCCGAACGGCTCGCCGCAGCACTTCGCGCGCTCTCCGCCTCACCCCCGCTGACCAGCGAGGAACTCCCCGGTGAGGCCGCGGCGATGGCCGCCTTCCGTAAGGCGCGAGCGGAACGCGCATACACCGGAGCGGCCCCTGCGGCCGACGGCGGACGGGCCGGTACCGAGGTCGCCGACGCCGGGCTGGTCCGGATCGGAACCCCGCGCGGCAGCGGCCCCGGCGACGTCCGGCGGCCTCGCTGGGCCCGTCCCGTGCGCCTCGCCCTGGCCGCCGTGCTGGCCGTCGGCATGACCGGCGGTACCGCCCTCGTGGCCGGAACCGGAGCCCTGAAGGCACCGTTCGGCAACGACGAGCCCCACCCCGGCTCCTCGGTCTCGGCCGCTGTCACTCCGCCCGAGCGCCCGCTGGTGTCGCCCTCGCCGAGCGACGCCGCGCAGGGCGGGTCCACGCCCGACGACGCCCCGAGCGGCGGCTCGACGGGCGACGCCGGTGACCCCGGACGGGATGTGGCGGGCGACGACCCGGCCCCGCAGCCCGGCGCCGGCGACCGGGGCGACCGCCCCGGTGACAGCCGCGGGGAGATCGCTTCGGCCTGCCGCGATCTCCGCGACGGAAAGCGGCTGGACGCCGACCGCGGGCGCGCCCTGCGGGACGCGGCGGGCGGCTCCCGGGTCTGGAAGTACTGCACGGGCGTCCTGTCCGGCGGCCGCTCGGGCGAGCGGCAGGACGGGGACACGGACCGGCGCAACCGCGAGGACAGGTCCGGGGAGCAGGACCGGAAGCGGGACGAGGCCGAGAAGAAGGACGAGAGGCGGGGCGGGAAGCGGGCCGAGAAGCAGGACGAGAGGCAGGGCGGCGACGATGACCGCGCGGGCCGAGGTCGGTCCGCGCGGTCTCTCGCACCGCTGTGACCTGCAGTTTCGTACTCCGTGAAAATATCATCGCCGAGGGTGTGACGTTTTCGGCCGCCCCGGCGCAGTAATGAGTGAGCCGACTGGTCATCGGCCGTCGCACGGAGCCGGGGTTCCCCCCGTACCCACGGCTCGTGCACCTGAGCGCGGGCGGGACACGTTCCCCCGGTCCCGCCCGCGCCCCATCTCCCCTTCCGCGTCCTCACCAGGACACGACGACCTTGTCGCCGTCGCGGACCTGCGCGTACAGCTCCGCGATCGCCCCCTCGTCCCGTACGTTGACGCAGCCGTGCGAGGCGCCCGCGTAGCCCCGGGCCGCGAAGTCGGGGGAGTAGTGCACGGCCTGGCCGCCGCTGAAGAACATCGCGTAGGGCATGGGCGAGTCGTAGAGCGTCGACACGTGGTCGCGGGACTTCCAGTAGACGGAGAACACACCCTCCCTGGTCGGTGTGCCGCGCGAGCCGAAGCGGACCGCCATCGTCGACACGGTCCGGCCGTCGATCATCCAGCGCAGCGTCCTGCTGGTCTTGTCGATGCACAGCACCCGCCCGGTCGTGCAGCGCGGGTCCGGTGGATCGGCCGGCTGGCCGCCCATGAGGTACAGGTCCCAGGTGCCCGGCTCGCGGGTCATCCGCAGTAGCCGCTGCCAGGTGACGGTGTCGGTCCGCCCGGTGCGCGGCAGCCCCCGCTTGCCCTGGAAGCCGCTGACCGCCCGCTCGGTCGACTCGTCGTACGTGCCGGTCGGCCCGTCGAAGAGCCAGGCGACCTGCCGCAGCCGGGCCTGGAGCTCGCGGACGTCCCGGCCGGTGTCGCCGCGGGACCACAGCACACGCGGCGGGACGGGGGCGGTGCCGGGCTTGTCGTCGCCGGGCGGGGCGGGAGCGGTGTCCGGTCCGCCGTCGTCGTCGGGGGTGCGCGGCGGGGGCGGGGTGTCGCCGGGTAACTCGATGTGCACCGGTGAGCGGCGCTTTCCGTCGCCGTCGGGGGCCTGCACGGTACAGCCGGCCAGCACGGCCGCCCCGGCGACTGCCACTGCGATCGCTGCTCTGCCCATGCCCGTGGTACGCACGCGGCCCTCCGTCGTCTCACCGGTGTGCCCGGATCGTCACCTGAGATGTTCCCCTGGGGTGACCCGTCCCGAACCAGAGGGCATGGTGGTGAGCGAGGTTCATTCGGACCGTCCTGCGGGAGGCATCAGACCATGGCGCGCGAGTCGGAGTCCGGGCTGCCCATCGAACCGGTCTACGGGCCGGACGACCTGCGGGACTGGGACCCGGCACAGAAGCTGGGGGAGCCGGGGGCGTACCCCTTCACCCGTGGCGTGTACCCGACCATGTACACCGGCCGGCCCTGGACGATGCGCCAGTACGCGGGCTTCGGCACGGCGACCGAGTCCAACGCCCGCTACCGGCAGCTGATCGCCCACGGCACGACCGGCCTGTCGGTCGCCTTCGACCTGCCCACCCAGATGGGCCACGACTCCGACGCCCCGCTCGCCCACGGCGAGGTCGGCAAGGTGGGCGTCGCCGTCGACTCCGTCGACGACATGCGGGTGCTGTTCGGCGACATCCCTCTGGACCAGGTCTCGACGTCGATGACGATCAACGCCCCCGCGGCCCTGCTGCTGCTCCTCTACCAGCTCGTCGCGGAGGAGCAGGGCGTCGGTGCCGACCGGCTCACCGGGACGATCCAGAACGACGTCCTGAAGGAGTACATCGCCCGCGGGACGTACATCTTCCCGCCGAAGCCCTCGCTGCGCCTGACCGCCGACATCTTCAAGTACTGCCGGGCCGAGATCCCGAAGTGGAACACCATCTCGATCTCCGGCTACCACATGGCCGAGGCGGGAGCCTCCCCGGCGCAGGAGATCGCGTTCACCCTCGCCGACGGCATCGAGTACGTCCGCACGGCGGTCGAGGCCGGAATGGACGTCGACGACTTCGCGCCCCGCCTGTCCTTCTTCTTCGTCGCCCGTACGACGCTCCTGGAGGAGGTGGCCAAGTTCCGTGCAGCGCGCCGGATCTGGGCGCGGGTGATGAGGGAGGAGTTCGGCGCGGAGAACCCCAAGTCGCTGATGCTGCGCTTCCACACGCAGACGGCGGGCGTCCAGCTGACGGCCCAGCAGCCGGAGGTGAACCTGGTCCGCGTCTCGGTCCAGGCCCTGGCGGCGGTCCTGGGCGGCACCCAGTCCCTGCACACCAACTCCTTCGACGAGGCCATCGCCCTGCCCACGGACAAGTCCGCCCGCCTGGCGCTCCGTACCCAGCAGGTCCTCGCGTACGAGACCGACGTGACGGCGACCGTCGACCCCTTCGCGGGCTCCTACGTCGTCGAGAAGATGACGGACGACGTGGAGGCGGCGGCCGTCGAACTGATGGCCAAGGTCGAGGAGCTGGGCGGCGCGGTCGGCGCCATCGAGCGCGGCTTCCAGAAGAACGAGATCGAGCGCAGCGCCTACCGCATCGCCCAGCAGACCGACTCCGGCGAACGTGTCGTCATCGGCGTCAACCGCTTCCAGCTCGACGAGGAGGAGCCGTACGAGCCCCTGCGGGTGGATCCGGCGATCGAGGCCCAGCAGGCGGAGCGGCTGGCCAGGCTTCGCGCCGAGCGCGACCAGCCGACGGTGGACGCGGCCCTGGCCGCCCTGAAGAAGGCCGCCGAGGGCGAGGACAACGTCCTGTACCCGATGAAGGACGCGCTGCGGGGCCGTGCCACGGTCGGCGAGGTGTGCAACGCCCTGCGGGAGGTGTGGGGGACGCACGTCCCGGCCGACGCGTTCTAGCTAGGGGGTGTCGCTCAGGGTGCGGGCCGGATACACCGCGGCGGCCGGGGTCTGTAGCGGGGACACCGTGCTGATGAGTTGTCCGTCGCGGGTGCGTGACCAGAGACCGGCGCGCGCCATGTACCGCCTCAGTCCGTCGCCCGTGTCGCCCGCCCAGCCCACATAGCCGTCCGGCCGTACCAGGAACAGGCCCTTTCCGTACGTCGCCTGCTCCGCCCCGCCGACGCCGTGCACCGGCTCCGGCAGCGCCGGTGCCTTCGTCCCCACAGCCACCAGCGTCCAGTGCGGTCCCCGGAAGGCGTCGAAGAGCCGTACCCCTCCCAGCGTGCCGTCCGGTGCGCGGTCGCCGGCCCGGAGGGCGCCCGGGGTCGTACGGGTCTCCTCCGTGAGTGACGACTCCCGGTATCCCAGCCCCAGTTGGCGGGTCGCCTCGCCGCGCCGGGTCTCCCCGCGGTGGACGCTCGTCGACAGGCCGAGCATGTCCGCGGCGATCGGCCGCCGTTCCTCCTCGTAGGTCTCGAGGAGCGACGCCGGCGCACCGCCCTTCAGCACCGCGCCCAGCTTCCACCCCAGGTTGTAGGCGTCCTGGACGCTGGTGTTGAGGCCCTGGCCGCCGGCCGGGGAGTGCACGTGCGCCGCGTCGCCGGCGAGGAAGACCCGCCCGGAGCGGAAGCGGTCCGCCAGGGCCGCCCGGGGGCGGAAGTCCGAGGCCCAGCGCACCTGGGTCACGGCCTCCGGCGTGAGGTGCGAGCGGGCGGCGACGACCTTCCGGATGCCCTCCAGGGAGAGGTCCGGGGCCGTCAAGTCCGGGATCCGCGCCACCAGCTGGAAGTCCTCCGTGCCGGCCAGCGGGCAGATCGCGAGGAAGCCGTCGCCGTCCCCGCCCGGCGGGAAGATGTGCCAGTGGTCCCGGTCCAGGCCGCTGATCCGGACGTCCGCCACGAGCGTCGGCTTCGGGTCGACGGTCTCGCCCGTCATGCCGATGCCGAGGAGTCGGCGTACGGTCGAGCGGCCGCCGTCCGCCGCGACGGCGTACCGGGCGGTGACGGGCTCACCGGAGGCGAACTCCGCGCGGACCCCGTCCGCGTCCTGCGTCAGGCCGACGACCTCCCGGCCGAAGGCCACCGTCCCTCCCAGCTCCGCGAGCCGTGCCCGCAGGATCTGCTGCGTGCGCCACTGCGGCACCATCCACGGCTCGGTGTACGGCGAGTCCTCGCTCGGCTCGGCCGGGTCGAACATCCGGTGCTCGCCCGCCCGCCTGCCGTCCTGCCAGATCACCCCCACCGGGTAGGGGCTGCCCGCCGCGCGGATCGCGTCGAGCACGCCCAGGTCGTCGAAAACCTCCATCGTGCGCGGCTGGATGCCCTTGCCGCGCGAACCGGGGAACAGCGCCGGAGCCCGCTCGACCACCAGCGCGGCCACACCACGCCGGGCGAGATCGACGCCGAGCGCCAGACCGGTCGGGCCGGCGCCCACCACCAGTACGTCCCTGTCCATGCGCCACCCTCTCCTTAACGCTGTTAAGTGACCTCTGCCCCGAGCGTCGCCTTAACGGTGTTAAGTTGTCAAGCGTGAGTACGGAACGACGCGAGCCCCTGGACCGCCGACGCGTCGCGGACAGCGCGCTGCGGCTGCTGAACGAGGTGGGCCTGGACGGCCTGACCCTTCGCGCCATCGCCCGGGAACTGGACGTGAAGGCGCCCGCCCTCTACTGGCACTTCAAGGACAAGCAGGCGCTGCTCGACGAGATGGCGACGGAGATGTACCGCCGGATGGTCGCCGGGGCCTCGCTCGATCCGGCCGACACCTGGCGGGAACGGTTGCTGAAGGCCAACCGCGGGCTGCGCGCCGCCCTGCTGGGCTACCGGGACGGCGCCAAGGTGTTCAGCGGCTCACGCTTCACGGGCATCGAGCACGCCGGGCAGATGGAGGACAACCTGCGCCTGCTGACGGCCGCCGGCTTCACCCTCCCCCAGGCGGTCCGCGCGCTCACCACGGCGTATCTGTACACGCTGGGCTTCGTCACCGAGGAGCAGGGCGTCCAGCCGCTGCCGGGCGAGCGGCGCGAGGGCTACGACGTGAACGAACGCGCCCGCCTGATGGCCGACTTTCCCTTGTCGGCCCAGGCGGGCGCGGAGATCTTCGAGGATTACGACGGGCACTTCGAGGAGGGGCTGGCGCTCGTGATCGGGGGGATCGGGGCGCGGTACGGGGTCGCGTGACGCCCCGGGGTCTCATCCCCGGCTCGCGCGTGCCCGTCGTACGGCCCGGGTGACCGCGGGGGGCAGCAGGTCCTTGGCGAGCCGGCGGGCCCGGGACGGGGCCGGCCGGGCCGGGCGTGCGGCGCGGGACTCGGTGACCTTGGCGGCCGGGGCGTTGGGCGGGATCGGCGCCACGTAGTGCCGGGAGGGCGGGAAGGGTGGCGGCTTCATGCCCTTGGACCGGGCGCGGACCAGCCGGTGCCCGGCCGCCTCCTGCACGCTCAGCCCGCAGTCCGAGCGCTGCCGCAGCATGGCGAGCAGCTCCTCCTGGAGCGGCTCGGGGTCGCCCCAGGTGCCGTACAGCTTCTGCGTGCTGAGACAGACCGGGCGCAGGCCGCGGTTGAGGACGGCCTCCCAGGCGGCGACCGAGACGCCCGGGGTGTGCTCGGAGCGGAAGTCGTCGAGAACCACGATGCCCTCGGGCATCAGGATGTCGTGGGCCGCGCCGATGTCGCCGTACACGTGCTCGTACAGGTGTGAGGCGTCGACGTGGACGAAGCGGCAGCTGCCGGGGGCCACCTTCTCGGACACCACCGAGCTGGGGGCCGCGATCACCGTCGGCAGGGTGTCGTGGAAGGAGAGGTAGTTCCGCTCGAAGGCCTGCTGGGTGAGCGAGGCGTACGACTTCGTCGCCTCCGCCTGGTTGGCCCCGTCGGGGGCGTCGCCCTCGAACAGGTCGCAGACGGTGAACTTCTCGCCGTCCTGGAGATGATGGCCGAGGAGGATCGCGCTCTTGCCCATGTAGACGCCGAGCTCCAGCAGGTCTCCGCGCATCCCCTGCTTCTGCTGCCGCTCCAGGAACCAGGTGAACAGCATCTGGTCCAGCGGCGGGAACCAGCCCGGGACGTCGGCGAGTTCGCCGGGGTACGTGTCGGTCACTTGTGCGTTGGTCATGAGACGAGCCTTCTCCCTGAGCGGTGCCCAAACCGACGGTTGGTTGAACGTCCCGTGAACAGCTCAGCGGGCCTTGGCCAGCAAGGCCCGCAGCCGCGGGGTCAGCGGCTTCTCGACATACTTGTTCAGCAACCACGCCAGCAGCAGCATTGAGGCCACTGTCAGGGCGAATGTCGCCGCGGACGGCAGACCCAGGCCGCGGTGCAGGGCGTGGATCACCACCCAGCCGAGGTGCTCGTGGACGAGGTAGAACGGATACGTCAGCGCCCCCGCCACCGTCAGCCAGCGCCAGTTCGCCCAGCGCAGCCAGCCCAGCGCGATCGCCGCGACCGCGACGAATCCGAAGGTCACGACGGCGACGATGCCGACCGAGGAGCGGTACGAGAAACCGCCCGCTTCGGGGGCGTGCCACAGCCCCTGCACCGCGTAGTGCTGACCGATCAGCCAGCTCACGGCGACGATGCCCCACCCGTAGGCGTCCCGCCGGTCGAGGTGGACGAGGTAGAGGCCGACACCGCCGATGAAGAAGGGGGCGTACTCGGGCATCACGACGATGTCGAGCAGTGGCATGTGCGCGTTCGCCGAGATCACCGCCGCCAGCGTCCAGCCGGCGCAGAACATGATCACCCGGCGGCGGTTCGCCCCGGGGAGCACGACGCACAGCGCGAACAGCGCGTAGAAGCGGACCTCCGCCCACAGCGTCCAGCACACCCCGAGCACCCGGTCCACGCCCAGCGGCATCTGAAGCATGGTCAGGTTCACCAGGGCGTCGCTCGGCGAGACCGCCTTGTAGGCCACCATGGGCAGCGCGAACACCGCCGTCACGAGCACGACCGCCACCCAGTAGGCGGGCAGCAGCCGGGAGGCGCGGGAGGCGAAGAA encodes the following:
- a CDS encoding TetR/AcrR family transcriptional regulator C-terminal domain-containing protein → MSTERREPLDRRRVADSALRLLNEVGLDGLTLRAIARELDVKAPALYWHFKDKQALLDEMATEMYRRMVAGASLDPADTWRERLLKANRGLRAALLGYRDGAKVFSGSRFTGIEHAGQMEDNLRLLTAAGFTLPQAVRALTTAYLYTLGFVTEEQGVQPLPGERREGYDVNERARLMADFPLSAQAGAEIFEDYDGHFEEGLALVIGGIGARYGVA
- a CDS encoding acyltransferase, which translates into the protein MLVEPPGATTVPRRRNSSGGRLRALDGLRLVAALMVAAYHYGGRDGEVSEAWGGSPKEQFPTLHEYFAYGCLGVQVFFVISGFVICMSGWGRPLKSFFASRASRLLPAYWVAVVLVTAVFALPMVAYKAVSPSDALVNLTMLQMPLGVDRVLGVCWTLWAEVRFYALFALCVVLPGANRRRVIMFCAGWTLAAVISANAHMPLLDIVVMPEYAPFFIGGVGLYLVHLDRRDAYGWGIVAVSWLIGQHYAVQGLWHAPEAGGFSYRSSVGIVAVVTFGFVAVAAIALGWLRWANWRWLTVAGALTYPFYLVHEHLGWVVIHALHRGLGLPSAATFALTVASMLLLAWLLNKYVEKPLTPRLRALLAKAR
- a CDS encoding class I SAM-dependent methyltransferase, with translation MTNAQVTDTYPGELADVPGWFPPLDQMLFTWFLERQQKQGMRGDLLELGVYMGKSAILLGHHLQDGEKFTVCDLFEGDAPDGANQAEATKSYASLTQQAFERNYLSFHDTLPTVIAAPSSVVSEKVAPGSCRFVHVDASHLYEHVYGDIGAAHDILMPEGIVVLDDFRSEHTPGVSVAAWEAVLNRGLRPVCLSTQKLYGTWGDPEPLQEELLAMLRQRSDCGLSVQEAAGHRLVRARSKGMKPPPFPPSRHYVAPIPPNAPAAKVTESRAARPARPAPSRARRLAKDLLPPAVTRAVRRARASRG
- a CDS encoding FAD-dependent oxidoreductase, yielding MDRDVLVVGAGPTGLALGVDLARRGVAALVVERAPALFPGSRGKGIQPRTMEVFDDLGVLDAIRAAGSPYPVGVIWQDGRRAGEHRMFDPAEPSEDSPYTEPWMVPQWRTQQILRARLAELGGTVAFGREVVGLTQDADGVRAEFASGEPVTARYAVAADGGRSTVRRLLGIGMTGETVDPKPTLVADVRISGLDRDHWHIFPPGGDGDGFLAICPLAGTEDFQLVARIPDLTAPDLSLEGIRKVVAARSHLTPEAVTQVRWASDFRPRAALADRFRSGRVFLAGDAAHVHSPAGGQGLNTSVQDAYNLGWKLGAVLKGGAPASLLETYEEERRPIAADMLGLSTSVHRGETRRGEATRQLGLGYRESSLTEETRTTPGALRAGDRAPDGTLGGVRLFDAFRGPHWTLVAVGTKAPALPEPVHGVGGAEQATYGKGLFLVRPDGYVGWAGDTGDGLRRYMARAGLWSRTRDGQLISTVSPLQTPAAAVYPARTLSDTP